A genomic window from Candidatus Eisenbacteria bacterium includes:
- a CDS encoding IPT/TIG domain-containing protein: MRAHRLFLIATAILLLILLACSSRDKLENAPGGPTENELNEAVAVADKQQDYYGQAMTVAAGADTAAAIDSLLALVQADPDVEWAEKTDAGVNVRWKSGMNGVIVLRLRSDGGAAAKAAPVGPPRARDGAPIGKAAEGGYRMPKNKKTLVYSPCYSEFKMWEEDVFDSGTAALPRAGYQDFRILKDEKATLAELKSIGSGGYGIVRIASHGSPWPSENDIQEVYLITGEETSKESFAANWEMIEQGHLAPGAYAGGKRYFADSYFFAAHNDFGDGAPLVSLGFCFGWRGNWPGDMMTNAKAGAVTGWDWEVVASKDAAYFTDLLHNMCDTSRAIPLTVKRWHATGDTSYTETDGRVISFHCKALPDSFGLWSPIRIDTLEPNIALAGDTITVAGTGFGAAPGRVLFDETPGTPVLWRDYAIRVIVPSAEAGEMLVYVEAADKRKSAGRPFNLIDDSLVLELQETSWTMFELYVPCGFDGDQAGDNVFEHLLQTIRWNGTSFSGGETTRDETGTRRLEFSGTIGRDGRMLNLVYTAADTITNQAGNRTNRYEHVRVTDLPYDPTLGFRVTGSAIRNHLSEMQWHERRWDAEGALTYESVFREAWWDTPGYKALSCDFGWMP; encoded by the coding sequence ATGCGCGCGCATCGACTTTTTCTCATCGCGACCGCGATCCTTCTCCTCATTCTCCTCGCCTGCTCTTCCCGTGACAAACTGGAAAACGCGCCCGGCGGTCCGACCGAGAACGAACTGAACGAAGCGGTCGCGGTCGCGGACAAGCAGCAGGATTACTACGGACAGGCGATGACGGTCGCGGCGGGGGCGGACACCGCCGCGGCGATCGACAGTCTCCTCGCCCTCGTCCAGGCGGACCCGGATGTGGAGTGGGCGGAAAAGACCGACGCCGGCGTCAACGTCCGCTGGAAGTCGGGGATGAACGGCGTGATCGTTCTCCGCCTCCGGAGCGACGGCGGCGCGGCGGCGAAGGCCGCGCCGGTCGGACCCCCGCGCGCCCGTGACGGCGCGCCGATCGGGAAGGCCGCGGAGGGCGGCTACCGGATGCCGAAGAACAAGAAGACACTCGTCTACTCCCCCTGCTACTCCGAGTTCAAGATGTGGGAGGAGGACGTGTTCGACTCGGGGACGGCCGCGCTCCCCCGCGCGGGCTACCAGGACTTCCGGATCCTGAAGGACGAGAAGGCGACTCTGGCGGAGCTGAAGTCCATCGGATCGGGCGGCTACGGGATCGTCCGCATCGCGAGCCACGGCTCCCCCTGGCCGTCGGAGAACGACATCCAGGAAGTCTACCTGATCACCGGCGAGGAGACGTCGAAGGAGTCCTTCGCCGCTAACTGGGAGATGATCGAGCAGGGGCACCTGGCGCCGGGCGCCTATGCCGGCGGAAAACGCTACTTCGCCGACTCCTACTTCTTCGCCGCCCACAACGATTTCGGCGACGGCGCCCCGCTGGTGTCGCTCGGCTTCTGCTTCGGCTGGCGCGGCAACTGGCCGGGGGACATGATGACCAACGCCAAGGCGGGGGCGGTGACCGGCTGGGACTGGGAGGTGGTTGCGAGCAAGGACGCGGCGTACTTCACCGACCTTCTCCATAACATGTGCGACACGAGCCGCGCGATTCCTTTGACCGTGAAGCGGTGGCACGCGACGGGCGACACGAGTTACACCGAGACGGACGGCCGGGTGATCTCCTTCCATTGCAAGGCGCTTCCCGACAGCTTCGGCCTCTGGTCGCCGATCCGGATCGACACGCTGGAGCCCAACATCGCACTCGCCGGCGACACGATCACCGTGGCGGGAACCGGTTTCGGCGCCGCCCCCGGTCGGGTCCTCTTCGACGAGACGCCGGGGACGCCGGTCCTCTGGAGGGATTACGCGATCCGGGTGATCGTCCCCTCCGCAGAGGCCGGGGAAATGCTTGTCTACGTGGAAGCGGCCGACAAGCGGAAAAGCGCGGGCCGACCATTCAACCTGATCGACGACTCGCTGGTGCTGGAGCTGCAAGAGACGAGCTGGACCATGTTCGAACTGTACGTTCCCTGCGGATTCGACGGTGATCAGGCGGGGGACAACGTCTTCGAACACCTCCTGCAGACCATAAGATGGAACGGCACGAGCTTTTCCGGGGGCGAAACGACCCGGGACGAGACCGGGACGCGCCGGCTGGAATTCTCCGGCACGATCGGGCGGGACGGACGGATGCTGAACCTGGTCTACACCGCCGCCGACACGATCACCAATCAAGCCGGCAACCGGACGAACCGGTACGAACACGTCCGGGTGACCGATCTTCCCTACGATCCGACGTTGGGGTTCCGCGTCACCGGTTCCGCCATCCGGAACCATCTCTCGGAAATGCAGTGGCATGAGCGACGATGGGACGCGGAGGGAGCGCTCACCTACGAGTCGGTTTTCCGAGAGGCTTGGTGGGATACACCCGGCTACAAGGCGCTTTCCTGCGATTTCGGGTGGATGCCGTGA